A region of the Montipora foliosa isolate CH-2021 chromosome 8, ASM3666993v2, whole genome shotgun sequence genome:
CCGTGAACAGTGGACCTTGTGGACAGATTGACAGTTTGGCGTTGCCGTGGACTATCAGACGACGAAGAAACTTCTTGTTACCAAGAGAAAGTCAACGAGAATCCAGACACCGGTAAAAGCCTATTTCAAACGAAATTAGAATAAATACATTTACCgaaacaaaaggtaaaattccATTGATACTACGAATTTAACGAACGCGTGAAGCAAGATCAAGTTCAAGGAAAGAAGAACTTATAGTAGAGTTACGtttaacattaaaaaattaaGTACTTAGTTTCCTGGTAAACATGCCACCTAAAGTAGAGAACATTGCGACACTCATCGCAAAACGAGACATTGCAATAGCATCTTTAGATGAACTTTACGAAGAATTTAACATGCTTTACCAAGTTGAACCTGAATTAATTGCTCTAGAGAATGTGTACAAAGAAATAGCAATTAGATTCCGAAGTGTTAAAAAGCAGCAAACAACAATAGCGGAAAGGCTAATTGAGTCCAGAGAGACCGAAAGTGCCGAAATGAGTGCAAACAAGCAAATTGGTGACCAAGTCAAGTCTGATTATTTTAAATGCAGCGAAAGGTTCGTTGTTTATCAAAAGAAGTGTTACGCGGAAAAGAAACCGTCAAGTGATCACGCAAAGCTCGAAGCTATGACTTTCGCAGTCACAAAAATGGCCGATGTGTTAAGTTCCCAAAAGAACACTAATCATGGACTCGAGAAACTATCTGTACCAAATTGGGATGGAAGTAGAAAAAATTATGCGACTTGGAAGTGTGAATTCAATTATTGGATGGAAAAGTATAAACAAGACAAAGACGAGCAATTACAAAGACTTCGCAAAGCGCTACCGAAAAACTCGTTTTGGGCAAATCAAGTCAGGCCTTGCCAAACGATCGATCAGGCATGGAAAATTCTGGACACCGAATTCGGagatcaaagaaaattaatggatGGGCTGTTAAAAGAAATTACCAATCTTAAACCAATAAAGAGTGATTCAACTTCACTTTCTCGCTACGCCGCAACGATTCTTGGATTCGTTAACAATATGGAGCAAATCGGTTGTGCGGTGACAAATGCCAAAGAAGCACCCTTTGTCATGTCTCAGCTACTTTCAAAATTAGACGCAAAAGACAACATCGAATTCGGCCGTGAAATGCACCGCATTGAAAAGGAGGAAAATGTTCTGAACTTGTTAGATTGGTTGAACAGTGAAGCAAGCTTGCGATCTCGTGTCAGAAAGGATGCCGATTACCATGACAACTCAGGTGAACACCGAATTctgcgaaaatttgaaaatcgtGCCATGAACAGTGAAACGTCCGATGATGATGTGTGCCCACTGGGCTGCGAAGCAAAACACCTTCTTGCCGCGTGTCCAAAATATCAACGATCGACAATCGATCAGCGATGGGAGatagtaaaacaaaacaaccgttGCCGAAAGTGCCTACGAAAACACCATACAAACGTTTGTAAAAAACCAGACGGAACGACGTGCGACAAATGCACAAGAAGACATCATCGCACTCTTCACAATGAGCAATTTGTTCCAGTTAATTCCAGTTCGAATCCTCAAGCCGCGCCATATGCAAACTCCATGCAAGGTGCCAGTAACCACAGCATGCAGGGAACAAGTAATGTCCCGGGTCATTGGGCAGAAACACAAGCCAGTACCCTCAACATTCAACTAGCGAGGAACGTCCCCGGACAATGTCCAGTTCAGAAGGTTAAGATCAAAGACAAGGACGGAAACTTGGTTGAAACCCTCGCGATGTTAGATAGTGGTTCCAACACGAGCTTCATTTCAAAGAATGTAACTAAGAAACTAGGTTTAAGTGGCCCTAAAGTACACCTAACCATGAATCTGGCTGGAGGACAGAAGaagtcggaagaatcagagtTAGTTAACATTACCGTAGTACCCATCTCAGAAGAAACCATTCAGAAGCCTATGCAAGTTTACGCAATAAATAAACCGTGCAGTTCAGCCAAAACAGTATCAAGAAGGATTGTAAATAGCTATCCACACCTAGAAGCAATCTCGAATGAACTCTATTTATCTGGTGGATCAATAGGCTTGTTGATCGGGACAGATTTTCCTGATGCCTTTGTTGACATTCACGTTATCCCTGGAAGCCCAGGAAAACCAATAGCAAAGAGAAATTGTTTTGGATGGTATGTCATGGGCCAATTTTCCAGTCAAGGAGACGAATCTTTTGCGATCAGAACAGTTGACGTAGGAACTGTCAGTGCATTGGAAGACATGACAAAACTCCTTGTACAAGACACGCTAGGAGTCAAACCGACAGTGTTTTGCACGTGTAAAGACAACgagttaaaagaaaacaagtttatCAAGTCAATTGCAGATTCAACTGAAATCGTCGATGGGAGAATCCAGGTACGAATGCCATGGTCAGAAGACGGACCCCCAAAGGAGAGCAATTACGATGTTGCGTACCAGCGAATGTTGTCCTCAGAGAAAACCTTCAAGAGAAAGAACTGTATCGAGGACGTACAAGTCGAAATTCAGAAGCTGCTCGAACAAGAGTTTATCGTAGAAATCAAACAGGTCGACCATAACGTTCCAGAATGGTATCTTCCTATGCAGGCTGTTTTAACCCCGGATAGAACCACCAAACTTCGTTTAGTCTACGATGCATCCGCAAAGGGGCAAAATGGAAAGTCCTTAAACGATCATCTAGAAAAAGGGCCGAACTATATTAACAGTTTACCTAACGTTCTCATTGCTTGGCGCTTCGATCAAGTTGCATATTCCGGAGACATGCGCAAGATGTTTAATCAAGTTCGGATCCACCCAGATGATCAAGTATTCCACAGATTCCTATGGAGAACAAACGAAAGTGAACAGCCCCGAGTGTATCAGTGGGTCAGATTAAATTTCGGAGACAAACCCGCACCCGATATTGCAGCTGCAGCAATCAAGACCTTGGCCAAAGCATCAGAAGCGCAGCATTCAGAAGGGGCTAAAGAGCTCTGCACGCATGTCTACGTGGACGATATTGGCGGTTCCAGAGAGAACGAAGCAAGATGCAAGAAAGTTACAAGTGAAATCGACGCCATACTTTCAACTGGACAATTTCAAGTCAAAGCATGGCACTCCAACAACAAGAACGTTAACCAGTCAGACGAGGAACGTCCAGATTTTCTTGGCCATAAATGGGTAAAAGTTCTGGACAAGATTTCCTTTAAGAAGAGCGAAATTGTAGCAGACTTGACAAACCTTTCAAAAAGGGGATGTCTGGCCAGCGTCCCACAAATGTGGGATCCCATGGGGCTCGTAGTACCATGCACCATTGAATTGAGAATTGATCTCCAAGAATTGTGGAGTGCAGGATATTCGTGGGACGAAATTCTTCCCGAAGAGATTCGTATGAAGTGGATAAGAAACATTCAAATCCTCAATCAGCTTCTCGCATACGAGTTCGACAGAAAGTTGAAGCCTGATAACGCAGTGGGTTTACCTGAAATCCACGGGTTTTGCGACGGAGGAGAGAAGGCGTACGGGGCCGTCGTGTTCCTCAGATGGAAGCTTGCGAACAGCAATTACTTCTGTGTCCCGCTCATGGTGAAGGCGTTCGTTGCACCTCTAAAGAAGAAATCCATTCCGCGATTGGAATTAATGGGATGTCTTACGCTCTCCAGATTGTACAGCACTTGCAAAGAAGCACTAGAATTTGCCGAGTTGTCTGACGCCAAGACAGTATTTTGGATGGATTCACAAACCGTATTAGCCTGGATTAAAACGCCCCCCAAAAGATTCAAGCCGTTTGTCTCGGTGAGAGTTGCTGAGATTCAGGAAACTCTTGACACTCAAGCATTCAAGTACATCAGATCTGATGTTAACCCAGCAGACGTCTTGACGAGAGGAGTACCACCAGAGGAGGTAAAAACTTGGATGGAAGGTCCTCCATTTCTGCAGCGCCCCCAAGAAGAGTGGCCTACgttcagagaaaattcaaagagtgtCGACGAAGAATCGTTGAAAGAAATCAAGTCCAACAATGAGAAGACGACCATGTGGAAAGAACCAACACAATGTACAGTTTCTTCAGAAGAATCAACAAACATCAGACAACCGACTGATAACCCTATCATGCAACATTTAATGAAGACCTGCTCAACGTTCACTAAAGCTAGAAAGACCCTGGCCTATGTCCTTAGATTCATTAACAATGctataaagaaagaaaacaacacgaGCCCAATTTCAACAGAAGAATTGAGAGAATCCGAACTACAGATGTTCAAATGGTGTCAAGAGACAATCAACATAAACactgtagaccaaaagctgatgtcaaaaccagatgaacaaGGATTGTTACGCGCATATGGAAGACTAGAAAACATTAGGTCATTGCCAAATGAGATGCGAAATCCTATCATTTTACCAAAAGGGCACCAAATGGTAGATCTACTCCTTAAACATCTCCATGAAAAACGAGTACATTGTGGATTCAAAAGCCTCATTTATGAATCGAGGAAACGCTTCTGGATCGTGGGAGTCCGTAAAATGGCCAAGCAAGTGACCAGTAAATGTGTTACGTGTAAGAAGCTACGACGAAAGCCCATGGGGCAATTGATGGGCCAACTCCCCAAACTACGAGTCGCAGCAGGATTTCCTGCATTCAGCAGCACAGCGTTAGACATGTTCGGACCTTTCCAAGTTAAAGTCGGACGTAAGACTCTAAAGGAAGCACACGTGATAATATTTACTTGCATGACAACTAGAGCAATCCATTTAGAACTTGTAACCGACAAGAGTACCGACACATTTCTCATGGCATTTCGTCGATTTGCGTCGCTCAGAGGCCACCCTATTAACTGTTGGTCAGATTGCGGAACGAACTTTGTTGGAGCACAACAATACTTAAGGGAAGTAATGCAAGGTTGGGATATCCCCAGAATTCAGAGTGTCTTGTCAAATGAATTTTCATGCACATTCAAGTGGGAATGGAACGTACCTCGTGCAAGCCATCAGAATGGAGTAGTCGAAAGTCTTATTAAATCCGTGAGACAAGCATTGGACGCCACTTCCAAGAATCAGTCATTCACGGAGGAACAGTGGAGAACACATCTTGCAGAAGTGACATATTTGGTAAACAGCCGACCTCTTTATCCCAGTTCAGACGGAATCTGGGAAAGCCCTCCTGTCACTCCAAACGACCTTCTTATTGGCCACCATTTTCCGCCTCCTGCTCCAGAACAAGAAGAGAGAGTGAATCCGCGGCATCTCATGCGAAGCACTGAAAAACGGGTTCAAGAATTCTGGAGGTGTTGGATAAAATATTTCGCGCCAAATTTATTGCCCAGAAACAAATGGTATAGACCGAGAGAAAACCTCCAAGAGGGAGATTTGGTGTTAGAAATGGAACCAACTCCAAGAAGAACATGGAAGCTTGGACTGGTACTTCTTACGTATCCGGGAGCAGATGGTCTTGTGAGAAAAGCTAGAATTAAAACTGCAACTTCAGTTTATGATCGACCGATtcacaaactttgtttaattgcTACAAAGGAAGAACTGAGTAATGAAACATAAGCAAGTACAAATGTCGTGATTAATGCATATCGTTGCTCAATCCAATCACATAATAATGTAATACGATTTCCGCACTGGATAGGGAGTGTTTTGCACGAAATTATTCATGCCCCCAGTGTAATTACGTAACGTCCTTAGGGGCATGTCCGGTATAAAAGTGAACACGCGTTTCGAAACAGGGGAGGAGTCTATTTCGTTTTTTTAGACTTAAGAGCAAAAACGCAAGGTTTACTTGGGAAAGGAAAACAGAATTGTAAGTAAACTTTAAAcgtattttcaatttacattagTTCAAGGACATTACGGCAACAGAGCCTGAAAgttattgtattttgcttttccAGTTTGACTTCTATACGCTTCTATAAAGCGTAAGTACAGAAATAATTCCTCAGATTTCCCAAGCTATTTTGGTCTGATACAAGTTCAAAAcactgtatcttgcaaaataaaagatCCAGAAGATCTGCAAGTGAAGCAACTTCCATGTGTCACgcaagagagtttgattccccgtGACATGTTTCACACTCAAAATGCTTTGGCGATTTTCGGTACATGGCGTTGATTTTATCCAACCCAATTATTGTATTTTCCTGTTAAAAtaacggccgttcaaaaattacagcagctCTTTCTATAGACCAGTTAACGCTTTTGAGTACAACATGGGTAATCAGGGTAACACGGCagaaaattcaggcagctttgtatggaaatttaaagcaaaataaactgttCATGACTCGACTTTATAGAcattcgccttcataaaccaaacaaataagctcaatttcacaactgagatgaactggacTTGGTATCTAATATTCTTTGGAATTTCTAAATAATGCTTTTtgtgtctccatacattctctgtaattttgttcctttggaattacaggaaatgtatggcagaaactttggagtttaataaaataatttctacaacaGCCATACTCTCCAACTTcattctgccgcacctttgagcgcatatcttctgttttggaaaataaaaaaccgaAAATTGCATATCATAAATGAGGAATGAATAcgtttcatcgttttgaacttccacaCAAATCTTTGATTGCCCTGATTACCACCTATGATGCACTCAAGACCGTGAACTCGTctatattattgcaaaacacatGGACATTTACACTGTTGTTCAAGTGTGCAAGGGTTTTACTtacatttctattgttattgtgttATCGTTAACTTAGATATTAAGTTGAGCTGCAGtactttgaagaaaaaaaatacaaatactaTTGGGTTCCAAAaactgatacaaatctgcaaactatgtattatattattGACTGTCTCGTTGGCACTCAGCGATAGCTACAACTAGTTGATAATGCTACCTCTTTCAATCACCttaaaatcaaggagagcttccataatGAGcagttgaaaaagttgatcgtgtcagtttagcattacacttttaccgttatgtcagttgtgttgtCTATAATGTTGTTGGCTAGTTTGAATTTATTtgcttgtaacgaacatttaatctataAAGAATCAATGTATTGATAGATATTTATACGGAtcatcttgtaaaaattttactGTTATACTAACTttggctgatgatgatgatgtttgaaacataaAAACATGtccattaaataaaaaaagtgtggttgtatttttaaaaatagttatACAGCAACAATTATTGATATTATTGATTGATTAATgcagtgcagggatggcgcagtggtgagagcactcgtctcccaccaatgtggccagggctcgattcccggactcggcgtcatatgttcgttgagtttgttggttctctactctgcaccgagaggttttcttcgggtactccggtttcccctctcctaaaataTGAACATTTCAGTGATTTGATTTAAAGTGCACCTCACcccgaaatatattttttgttaaaatgaatctttgcacctgttcgaaacgcattgcggctattttttcctttttctaacaaatcctgcatctataggcttcaaaagttgcgaaaatccaagcagcttttattcacgaccgagtcagaaggggagtgggtctattcctgatttgatgtcacaatctactttgcatgcataacgccatgtaaatcagtttgtgacgtcaaatcaggaatagacccattcccCCTCTggctcggtcgtgaacaaaagatgcttggattttcgaaactcttgaagcctataaaatggcaggatttgttagaaaaaggaaaaactggccgcaatgcgttttgaacaggtgcaaagattcattttagagAAAAAATATGTTGGGGTTGGGGGCACTTTAAGAACTATATGGCAGCTCCGATATAGTTGTTGCAATTTACTTGGTGTATACAACATTAACCGcggtgggtttttttgtttgttttcgtgCGAACGAAATCATGCACGAGAAAAATGCGCTTCGGTGGATGCCATGCAACACAAAATTGAACTGGGAAAATAgcataaaagcaaggtgaacacACCACAACACTAACCCTCACCCGTGGGGCCAAcccatcacgcatgcgcacatcACATCCATTTCACTCGGTTAATTGGCAGCcgtggacagctgtttcggccttgttaCTGTTGTTAGGCCTCTTCAGCATGGCATTGGCAACTTACCGGATGTGTGTTTTTtaggcacccctttaagtggtaGGTCCACATAAAAAATGTGtgaagctgggttgggaacagcacagccGGTCTCCAGCGGCACTGAAGCGTGTGGAAAGGGGGATCACCAaaagagatcggtgtgtcacaACAAACGAGAAAACGTTGcgtctttattttttcttttgcgatatttaacaattagatccgtagcccttgagggctacgggtcaatagcccacccgtggcccttgagggcgaagggtctaattgttttagtatcacccaactattCGGACAagaaaggcaataataaagttagcaaatgcaagttgaagaaatacttatttgggaataaaacgaaagaaagcgtcaggcttttcgctactcgaggactattaataatagtcctctagtagcgtagccaattaaaatgcaggatttgcattagtccactagttgggtgatactaatccTTATTAGtagatactaaaacagtggatagtgttgaacgcgcgcgctgattggctactcaaactccggatatcctttgctgttcacctccgagcagttcgcgcggaatttgcgcccgaaaatattgtaatctttgcagaaataaatgagttaaaatcatccttTTATGCTGTATTATCtcaatgttttagtatatattaaAGCAACTATTCACCTTAGTGTCGGTGGCCAGTGGTGGATATTGGTAATTATAAttcatcaaatattttcgctcgtgcacgattggtctaaacgcgtcacgtgggcgaatattccccagctaacactggggaatatccgaggatattcgccaatgatattccccaatttttaaaaccgacttcaaggattcaagtctcacattaaaattaatgtcaggatggcagaacggtttgctttcgtaacagaagaagagataaacctgctggtcgatagagcggtacaagaaaacactaaaaaacCCACTTTATCGtcgttaacgtttttgacggtaagctgtttttaaatcgtatccgccacttgtgtccacacaattaaaaaagtatgttttcctttcactgaaatgttgtactttttccccaagcatattcttttaactgaagcgaagtctgttcgaaattctggaaatgaatattgaatgacgcggttttggaagccaattgacaaactttgacgtgttga
Encoded here:
- the LOC137968821 gene encoding uncharacterized protein, which translates into the protein MPPKVENIATLIAKRDIAIASLDELYEEFNMLYQVEPELIALENVYKEIAIRFRSVKKQQTTIAERLIESRETESAEMSANKQIGDQVKSDYFKCSERFVVYQKKCYAEKKPSSDHAKLEAMTFAVTKMADVLSSQKNTNHGLEKLSVPNWDGSRKNYATWKCEFNYWMEKYKQDKDEQLQRLRKALPKNSFWANQVRPCQTIDQAWKILDTEFGDQRKLMDGLLKEITNLKPIKSDSTSLSRYAATILGFVNNMEQIGCAVTNAKEAPFVMSQLLSKLDAKDNIEFGREMHRIEKEENVLNLLDWLNSEASLRSRVRKDADYHDNSGEHRILRKFENRAMNSETSDDDVCPLGCEAKHLLAACPKYQRSTIDQRWEIVKQNNRCRKCLRKHHTNVCKKPDGTTCDKCTRRHHRTLHNEQFVPVNSSSNPQAAPYANSMQGASNHSMQGTSNVPGHWAETQASTLNIQLARNVPGQCPVQKVKIKDKDGNLVETLAMLDSGSNTSFISKNVTKKLGLSGPKVHLTMNLAGGQKKSEESELVNITVVPISEETIQKPMQVYAINKPCSSAKTVSRRIVNSYPHLEAISNELYLSGGSIGLLIGTDFPDAFVDIHVIPGSPGKPIAKRNCFGWYVMGQFSSQGDESFAIRTVDVGTVSALEDMTKLLVQDTLGVKPTVFCTCKDNELKENKFIKSIADSTEIVDGRIQVRMPWSEDGPPKESNYDVAYQRMLSSEKTFKRKNCIEDVQVEIQKLLEQEFIVEIKQVDHNVPEWYLPMQAVLTPDRTTKLRLVYDASAKGQNGKSLNDHLEKGPNYINSLPNVLIAWRFDQVAYSGDMRKMFNQVRIHPDDQVFHRFLWRTNESEQPRVYQWVRLNFGDKPAPDIAAAAIKTLAKASEAQHSEGAKELCTHVYVDDIGGSRENEARCKKVTSEIDAILSTGQFQVKAWHSNNKNVNQSDEERPDFLGHKWVKVLDKISFKKSEIVADLTNLSKRGCLASVPQMWDPMGLVVPCTIELRIDLQELWSAGYSWDEILPEEIRMKWIRNIQILNQLLAYEFDRKLKPDNAVGLPEIHGFCDGGEKAYGAVVFLRWKLANSNYFCVPLMVKAFVAPLKKKSIPRLELMGCLTLSRLYSTCKEALEFAELSDAKTVFWMDSQTVLAWIKTPPKRFKPFVSVRVAEIQETLDTQAFKYIRSDVNPADVLTRGVPPEEVKTWMEGPPFLQRPQEEWPTFRENSKSVDEESLKEIKSNNEKTTMWKEPTQCTVSSEESTNIRQPTDNPIMQHLMKTCSTFTKARKTLAYVLRFINNAIKKENNTSPISTEELRESELQMFKWCQETININTVDQKLMSKPDEQGLLRAYGRLENIRSLPNEMRNPIILPKGHQMVDLLLKHLHEKRVHCGFKSLIYESRKRFWIVGVRKMAKQVTSKCVTCKKLRRKPMGQLMGQLPKLRVAAGFPAFSSTALDMFGPFQVKVGRKTLKEAHVIIFTCMTTRAIHLELVTDKSTDTFLMAFRRFASLRGHPINCWSDCGTNFVGAQQYLREVMQGWDIPRIQSVLSNEFSCTFKWEWNVPRASHQNGVVESLIKSVRQALDATSKNQSFTEEQWRTHLAEVTYLVNSRPLYPSSDGIWESPPVTPNDLLIGHHFPPPAPEQEERVNPRHLMRSTEKRVQEFWRCWIKYFAPNLLPRNKWYRPRENLQEGDLVLEMEPTPRRTWKLGLVLLTYPGADGLVRKARIKTATSVYDRPIHKLCLIATKEELSNET